The Pseudomonas chlororaphis subsp. piscium genome contains the following window.
CGGGAAGTGCCGGTCGCGCAGGTAATGGGCGATGCCACGGCTGGCTTCGTCGATGCCCGAGGTGCTGGTGCCGAGGACGATGCCGATGCGGCTGTGGCCGTAGCGGGCGATGGCCTGGTCGATGTCGCCACGGATCTGCAGGGCGGCCTCCAGCAGCAGCTGGTTGTTGCGGCTGCTCTGCTGCCCCAGCTCCGCTGGAATGCTTGCCAGCGGCCCCTGGACAGCGGCCACCGGCACGCTGCGCTCCGTTACCCAGCCGGCTGCGGCGCGCATGCCGGAGCAGTCGCCGGCAAACAGGCTGCGGGCCACTTGCTGCTTGTCGCGCCCAAGGGCACAGATCACCCCGAGGGCATTCAGGTAGGCCGTCATGAGGCGTTCTCGGCGGTCAGCGGGCTGATGTGGTAGTACAAGCCCTGGGGCAGCTCCAGGCGAAAATCCAGGGCCTGGCGATAGCGGACCTGCCAGTGCGGGGCGAGGTCACGCTGCGCGCCGTGCTGCCGGGCGGCTGGATAATTATCTCGCAGTTCGCCCGCGGGCGTGAGGGCGAACAGCAGTGCGGCGAACAGTTCGCGGGCCTCCGGGTTCGGCGGCAGCAGGCCGTCAGCCTGCCAGCGACCCTCGATCAGTTGCTGGCGCGCCAGGGGAATGCCCAGCGGGTCGAGCAGCGACCAGCGGATGCCCGGCCCTTCGGCCTGGATCACCAGCAGCCAGTCCTGGCGCTGCCCGGCCTGTTGCCGCTCGATATGCAGTTGCAGCGGCAGGGCCAGGCTCGGGGTTTTCTCGGGCAGCGGCGGCTGGCTGGCGCAGGCGCTCAGCAACAACAGGCAGCCGACGAGCAGGGCACGGATCATCCAGCGGCACCTTCGTGCAAGGGTTTGCGGGCGACCACATTGACCAGGGTTTCTTCCCGTTGGCCAAAGGGTTTCGGGCGGCGCAGGCCGAAGCGTTCGAGCAGCCCGAAATCCTTGGCGCGGCTCCACCACAGATAGGGATAAGACACATTGCGCGGGGTAAATTCAAAACCCTGTCGTCGGATCATTTCCAGGTACTGCGCCGCGCTTTTCTGCACGTGCATCGGGTGGCGGAACAGCCAGCGGATCACCCAGGTGTCGATGTAGGCCTCGGTGGATTCGGCGAACAGCAGGTAACCGCCCGGCTTGAGCACGCGATAGAACTCGGCCAGGGCTTTTTCCTGTTCCACCAGGTGATGAAAGGTCTGGTGGCAGAACAGCAGGTCGACGCTGGCATCGGCCACGTCCAGGGTCGCGCAGTCGCTGCCGATCAGCTCGACCTGCAGGCCCTGGCGCGCCGCCTCTTCGCTGCTGAGCCTGAGGCTGTGCGGGTCGGCGTCCAGGCCGATCAGGCGCCGCGGGGCGAACACCTGGCTCAGGTACTGGAACGACTTGCCCTGGCCGCAGCCGGCATCCAGCAGCACCGGGTTGGCCGGCGGTTCCTTGTCGAACAGGCGGCGCAGGTCGTTGATCGCCACCCGCAGCACATGATGCTGCCAGGTATGGCTGCGCAGGAACCAGAAGCCGAAGCGGGTTTCCTCGATGTAGCTGGCGCTCAGGTATTGCGGCTGGGTGTCGTTCATGGAGCCTCCATGGCGCAGATTTCCGAGAGCATGCGCAGCCGGCGCTTGGGTTCGCTGACGAACGGGTTGCGTTCGTCCCAGGCATAACCGGCGAGGATCGAACTGATCATCCGGCGAATTTCCGGCGAGCTGCCCGGGTGGTAAATCACGTCCTGGAAGGTGCCGGCGTACCAGCCCTCGACGTAGCAGCGGAAGGTGTCGACGCCGCGCTTGAGGGGGGCGGCGAACTCT
Protein-coding sequences here:
- a CDS encoding DUF3261 domain-containing protein; amino-acid sequence: MIRALLVGCLLLLSACASQPPLPEKTPSLALPLQLHIERQQAGQRQDWLLVIQAEGPGIRWSLLDPLGIPLARQQLIEGRWQADGLLPPNPEARELFAALLFALTPAGELRDNYPAARQHGAQRDLAPHWQVRYRQALDFRLELPQGLYYHISPLTAENAS
- a CDS encoding class I SAM-dependent methyltransferase; this translates as MNDTQPQYLSASYIEETRFGFWFLRSHTWQHHVLRVAINDLRRLFDKEPPANPVLLDAGCGQGKSFQYLSQVFAPRRLIGLDADPHSLRLSSEEAARQGLQVELIGSDCATLDVADASVDLLFCHQTFHHLVEQEKALAEFYRVLKPGGYLLFAESTEAYIDTWVIRWLFRHPMHVQKSAAQYLEMIRRQGFEFTPRNVSYPYLWWSRAKDFGLLERFGLRRPKPFGQREETLVNVVARKPLHEGAAG